TCTCTCCTATTTTTCCAAAGAGCCTCTACTTATCTTTCCGGATCCGAACGGGGTAAAAGAAAGATTATCCCATCTCGAACGAGAATACGGAGCCTTATACGAGAAAAGGAGCCGAGAGATTTTATGCGCCCCTCCTGCGGTTCTCCTCTCCGAAGGAAAAGAAAAGGAGATCTTGGAAAGCGGAAGCGGGATTTCCTTTACCCAATTGCCTCCTAACTCGGATAAGGACTTAGTTTGTCCTCTCAAGGACGCCCCCGCCTTTAAGGGGAAAATCCGAGAAGTCCGGGAGAAGATTAACGAGCTCAAAAACGAAGGCGGATGGAGGATCATACTCACTTCCTCTTTCGAAGCTCAAACGAAAAGACTTTTGGGTCTATTCGAATCGGACGGGATCCGTCTATTGAATCCCGAAGCGACCGAACCGGAGAAGATTTTCATTCCATCCAAAGGAAACGGAGACGTATACTTGGCGGTCTCGGAGATCCGCAACGGATTTCGTTGGGAAGAAGAGAAACTCCTTCTTCTTTCTGAAAACGACGTCTTTGGCAGGGATTATAAACGCAAGACTAGATTCAAAAAACAGAATAGTAAAGCTATCCAAAGCTTCCTGGATCTGAAGGAAGGGGATTTCGTAGTCCATGTGAACCACGGTGTGGGAAAATTCCTGAAGATAGAAAGGGTGAACGCAGGCGGGAAGGAAAGGGACTTTCTCAAATTAGAATACCACGGAGGAGATACTCTTTTCGTTCCGTTGGATCAGATCTCTCTTGTCCAACGATTCGTGGGCGGGACGGAAAGGCCGCGTCTGGACAGTCTGGGCAAAAGCACTTGGAAAAAAACCAAAGACAGAGTGCAAAAGGCCGTGGAGGGTCTCGCAGAGGATCTGGTCAGGATGTACTCCAACCGGATCAAATTACAGGGTTATTCTTTTCCTCCGGATACCATCTACCAGGAAGAATTCGAAGCCGAGTTCGAATATGAAGAGACACCGGATCAGATAGAAGCGATAGAGGCCGTCAAAAAGGATTTGGAATCTCCCCGACCTATGGATCGCCTCGTCTGCGGAGATGTGGGTTACGGTAAGACGGAGGTCGCTATCCGGGCCGCCTTCAAAGTTGCGATGGCGGGACGTCAGATTCTGATGTTGGCCCCCACCACCATTCTTGCATTACAGCATTATAATAATATCAAAAAGAGATTCGAGAATTATCCTATAACCGTGGAGTTGATCTCCCGATTGAGGACTCCTGCGGAAACCAGGGACGTTCTTAAGCGATACGCGGCGGGAAAGGTGGATATGCTGATCGGAACCCATGCTATTCTCGCAAATTCCGTACAACCCAAGAATTTGGGGCTTTTGATCATAGACGAGGAGCAGAGATTCGGAGTGAACCATAAGGAATCCATCAAGAAGATGAAGAATCTTGTGGACGTTCTCACTCTCACCGCGACTCCGATTCCCCGTACGCTTCATATGGCCCTGACAGGGATCCGGGAACTTTCCATTATCGCTACGCCTCCCAAGAACCGCCAGAGCGTGGAGACCTATGTGATCGAGGAGGACGAGGAAGTTCTCAGGGAAGCGATCCGCGCGGAACTCGCGAGGGACGGCCAGGTTTTTTATCTCTATAACCGGGTCGAATCCATCGAACAAGAAACGAAGCGGTTAAACGAAATCGTTCCGGAGGCTTCGGTAGGAGTCCTCCACGGCCAAATGACCGAGGACGAGATAGAAGAAACTCTCGTGGATTTTTACGCCCGGAAATTCGATATTCTCGTCACTACTACTATCATCGAATCGGGTATAGATATCCCGAACGTCAATACTCTCATCGTAAAGAGGGCCGATCTTTTCGGTCTTTCGCAGCTTTATCAGATCCGGGGCAGGGTAGGAAGAAGTGACCGTAAGGCGTTCGCCTATCTTCTCTTGCCAAAGGACAGAGTCGTTACGGAGGATGCGGAAAAGCGTCTGAATACGATCTACGAATACCAGGAATTGGGTTCCGGTTTCAAAGTCGCCATGAGGGACCTGGAAATACGGGGCGCCGGAAATCTGCTCGGGAAAGAACAATCGGGAGATATTATGGAGGTCGGTTTCGATCTCTATGTGCAGATGCTCGAGGAAGCGATTGCAAGGATCAAGGGAGAGGACATTCCGATCGAAGTACGCACTGCCATCAATTTGGAGTCGGATTTCTTCATTCCGGAGACCTATATTCCGGATACTCGCCAGAAGATAGAATTCTATAAAAGGTTTGAGGGTGCGAGAGATCTAACGGAAATCGAAGAGGTGGCAAAAGAGATGGAGGATCGATTCGGGGAACCGCCCGAAGAGGCCAAGACCTTTCTCATGTTGGAAAAGATTCGAACGCTCGCTTCCGGTTTGGGTTTCGAATCCGTATCCGAATTGGGAGAAGAAATACGGCTCAAGTCGGGCGCTCATTTTCTCGGAAGCTATGAAAAGATCGTGAATCTGATCTCGGCAAGAATGGGACTCACCATGAATCCTAGAGAACCGAACGTGCTCGTCTATGTTCCCGGAAAAGCCTCTCAAAAAGACAAACTTGTAAAATTAGTGTATTTTTTGACCGAGATGCAGCCTGACAAAAAGTAATGGACGCCGGGATAGGCATCACTACTTTTTGCTTAGGAATCTCCATAGATGAAACGGCTATTTGTAACTTTAAGCGTTCTATTCTCTTTAATCCTTTTCGCAGCTTGCGGAGACGGATCTCCCGTCATCGAGTCGATCGACGGCAATAAAATCACTACGGGAAGTTTCGAAGCGGCTTACGACACCGCTCTCGATACTTTAAGTCGCACCCAAAATATCGAAAAAAAGAATATTATCAAATTCTTGACCGAAAGCGAGGACAAGGTTCCTCAAGGATTCCTTCCTTTAAGAAACGAGTTTAAAAAGAGAAGATTCTTCGAAAACTACCGCCAGATGCTCGTTATCAAAGCGGCTGCAGACAAAGCGGGTTTCAGCAAGAGAAACGATATTAAAGAAATCTTAAAGTTCCAAGAGATGCAGTTGATCTCCAACATGTACATCACCGAGCAGATCGAATCCAGAATCAAAATTTCCGAGCAAGAATTGGAAGCGGGTTGTAGAGAGCTACGTACTAAATACAAGCAAGCGGAGACTTTGACTATCGAGCAATGCTATGATGCGGTTCGCGCTCAGATCAAGGGCGAGAAATCCAAGGCAGTCTACCAGTCCGTTTTGGATCGCATCAAAGAAGGTGTGTCCATCAAGCATAACGATAAATTCGATTTGGAAAAATACCTGGATCAGGACTTCATCTTTCCCGGAGTGAAAAAAGAGGAGGCTGCAGCTCCCGCTCCTGAAGCGGCTGCACCTGCAAGCCAGACTCCTCCTCCTGCGGAAACCAAGTAGAAGAACCTTTATTAATCGAATTGAATTCCTATCTAAACGCTATATTCCGTAGCATCATCGAAGCGGTTACGGAATTCCTACCGGTGTCCTCTACGGGGCACCTTTTCTTCTTTTCCTCCTTTTTCCCGTTTTCGGAAGGAGCCGAGTTCGACGATCTATTCGATATATTCATCCAGAGCGGCGCCATTCTTTCCGTTTTGGTTCTGTATCGTAGAAAGTTTCTGGATCAGACTGGGTCCGCCGTTTCTTACATTCTGGGAAAGAACGAGGACAAGAAGGGGTTCCAGTTCCTATTACAGGTCGTTCTAGGATGTTTGCCCATTCTTCTCGCAGGATTTTTGTTCAAGGGTTTCTTGGATAAGATCAAGGAAAGAGGGGATTTACTTCTGATTCTGGGGTTGGCCTGGTTTGTGGGAGGAATTTTGATCCTGATCTCAGAGTATTGGTTCCAGAAAAGAGCGACCGTGCAAACTCCTAGAGAGATCACCACCAAGGATGCGATCCTAATCGGAATCTTCCAGTGCATAGCCCTCATTCCGGGAGTTTCCCGTTCGGGCGCGACTATCGTGACCGCGCGTTTTTTGGGAAAGGATACGCGTCATTCCGCCGAGTTTTCCTTCTTTTTAGCGGTTCCCGTTCTCTTAACCGCGGGAGCCTATAAACTTTACAAGCATAGGCATATACTGAATGCGGAGAGTTTGCCCATTCTTCTCCTGGGATTTTTCGCTTCCTTTTTGCTATGTATCCTGGTCATTCGTTGGTTCTTAAAATACCTGCAGGCCCATACTTTCAATGCTTTCGGTATTTACCGGATCCTCCTGGGGGTCGCGGTGATTCTTTATTATAAGGCTTCTTTTTCCGGCTCTTCGGCTTTTATCGTACCGACTTCGCTTCTTGCGCAGGCTTGTAGTTTCGGAATCGGGCTGAAATTTGTGATGCAGGACTGAATCGACACTATAGTGTGGCTTTGATCGGAATGCGCCCCTGGATCCGAAATTGTATAATTCTTCTTTTTGTACCTGCCTTAGCCTGGGGACAGTCCGTCGACTCAGGCCCTAGGGGATCCCAAGCTTCCGAAATCGGAGAAGACGATACCCAAAGATCCGTAGTTAAAACCAGAAATCGTCTTCTCTCCAAATCCATCGAAGTTCTGACAGAAAGGGAAGTGGACGAGCAATTGGAAAACCTGGGCTTATCCAGGGAAGGCTCCATCTATACCAGACGAAAGCGACTGAAGGCGGCTTTGGGAGAGAAGGAAGACACCAAGCCCGAATTGTCGGACCTCCAACAAGCGAATAAGAAGGATCTCCCCATGGTGATCGAAAACGCTGCGGAAGGAGAACTCATGCGGGTGGACAAGACCAAGGGCGGAGTTTTGGTTTTAAGAGGTAGGGTAAGGATCAAATTGAGAACCGGAACCCTTGAAGCGGAAACGATTTCCGTGGATTCCGATCGCCAAGAAATCTATGCGGAGGGCGGGATCCAATACAACGATGGTCGTGTAAAGATCACCGGTGATAAATTCATCTACGATTATAAACTGGATAAGGGAGTCGTATATAATACGAAAGGTAGCGTTTCTCCCGCTTACTTCTTCGGAGAGAAGATCAAGAAGCTAGACGATAAGCGATACATGTTGGAGATGGGGTATTTCACCGCTTGTAACGCTGAGAAGCCGCATTATTCCTTTAAAATAGATAAGGTTATCGTTTACGACGATAAGACGATCGTGGGCACAAATGTCCGTTTCCAAGTGGGAGGAAACACGGTCTTCTGGCTTCCATTCTTCTATAATAATAATTTGGGAAACGGGGCCACCGCGCAAGCGGGTAAGAATAATACGCAAGGCTTGTTCCTACAAACTTCCTTCCAATGGTCTACAATTCCATCTTGGTCCTGGACTCCGATGGGGTACAAGGCAAGGGCCGATTTCTATGAAAAGACAGGCCAGGCGTTCCAGTTGGAGATGTGGAGACAAAGCGCTAACCTGAACTATCTCATCGATATCGGTTTTGCGAATCATAAGGCCTACCAAATCACATCCGGATTCGAGGATCGTTTCGCCAATTACGGATTGGGAACGAGTGCAGTCACGAACCAGGTGGATAAGGGGAATTATTGGGGGACCAATATTCCGAATATAGGAGAAGATCGCGATCCTTGGTGGAAAGGGCGAATATTCCTGAATCATAAGATGAATAATACGGAGAAGGACGTTACCCGTAACCTATCTATCCAATACGAGAATTTTACGAATCGTCTCTTCGAATACGAATACGGAAACAGATACCAACCTAGCAATAGTTTACAATCCTTGTATACTTATCGGGACGTGAGATTCGGATATGTGCGTAACAACCTCGAGTGGAAATTGGATTATACGGAAAACCGAGGGGACCTTTCCGTTAATATCAATATGAAGAGAAATATGCTCTTCTATAACCTTTCTCCTTTGGATAAATCCGGTTATTTTCCCACAGTGGACGTGCTTCCGTCCGTAACCATCAAGAATAGTTCCGAGATCGCCAGGCTCCCTCATTTTGAAACTCCTGTTTACTGGGACGTGTATTTAACGAATACGTTAATGAGATTTTACGGCGCTCCGGTTCGAGAACAGTTGAAGATTCCGACTCCGGACGGAAATTACCAGGATCCGAACGGAGATTATAAGGAGAATCTACTCCGGACCCAAACATTCCTTCAGGGAGAGACCGGTTTTCGTACTTCCATGAATTTGGGAAGTTATATCTCGTTTGCTCCTAACGTGTATTACGGAGCTAAGAAGCAAGCTGCGAACTTGCCGAGCGCAAGTTCCAGTTCGGTGAATACGAATTTCACCTCCTTGGAGAGAAGTCTTGCTCGGGACAGTTATCAGTATTTCCGAACCAATTCCACTCTGAGGATAGGGGCCCCCATTCTCTTCCTGAACACCACTTATAGAAGGTTGGAAGCGGAAAAACCGGAACTTCAGGATCCGATTCTGATGAAGAACCGCCAGCACGAATTGGAACTTTCCCTGGAAAGTTATGCTTTGGAGAATTTCGAGATCTCCTTGAAGACCATCCGAGACTTGAGAAATTTCTCAGACGAATACCAACCCCAGCCAACAAGCAAGGAGCGTTGGTATTATACTGTATTTAGATTCGGCGGTTACTTGGATTTCTTGGACGGTTTCAGTAAAAGAAAAAGAAGTCTACTCGAAAGAAGAAGAAGCTTTTATACCGGATTGTATTTTAATAACGACTTCGTATATCATACCCCTTTGGGACGACCTCTTTCCAATAACCTGACTGTTTCCTATAAGATGGGGGGATTCCGACTTCCTCTGCTTAGGTATATCCGCGAATTGGAAGCAGGAGGAACTTGGTATCATATATATTATGCTTCTATGATGGATAACTATAGATTTTATCTAAAGGCAAGCGTGGACATCACCCGGGAGCTGGGTTTCGAGGCAGAATTCGATTCCAGGGTTACGGAACCTTGGAGATATACCAATCAGACGGATAATTATTATTATCAAAGATACATTCTTAGTCAGGATCCTACGGCTCCTTTCACTTCCATGAATATGACCTCCACTACCTTGGGGCAGGACATCATAAACGGAACGGGAGTTAACGGAAGCCAGGCGCAGCAGAATACCGCCTTGAACATCAACCGGGTTATGGGTATCATCAAATATAATCTGCATACAGTAAATCTTCGTTTAGGGTTGAGCAGCGATCTTAGAACCGTTCCCGGGGGAACCACGGGAGCGAGTCAGGTGACTTTCTACGATCAGTCCATATTCTTCTCCCTCTCCTTGACGGATTTCAATCTGGGACAGGAAGACTCTGCTCAGCTAACTCGTATGCGTTTGTATCGTTTCAGAAAACGTCCTTTACGGGCGGGATACGTGGAAGGAGTGGAATCAGAATAATCCCATGCTGAAAGAAAGAAGCCAGACCTTTAAGTTATTATTCGTCTTTCTGGACGTATTCTTTTCCTTAGGAAGTTGTGCGTTCGCATTCTTACTCCGCTTTCATATCATGGATCCGAGCGGAGCGGACCGCGCTTACGTGGATGTGGGAAGTTATCTCATTCTATCATTGGTCCTTTCCGTTTCCCAGGTAGTTGTCTTCCTATTCATTGATCTCTACCATCCTCGTAGGGGACTTTCTTTTGCGGACGAGTTCCTCGCGATTTCGGGAGGGGTCTTCCTGAACTTATTTCTGGTCCTCTCCCTCCTATTCTTCTTTAGAGGAGATTTCGGAAGCGAAAGATTTTCCCGTTCCTTCATCATCGCATTAGCGATCACGAATACCTTTTCGATAAGTTTCCTACATTTTCTGACGCGGCAACTCCTAAGATATCTGAGAAGTAAAGGTTATAATTTAAGAAGGGTACTGGTCATCGGAGTAAGGGAGACTGCGATGCGCTTCGCGGATTCAGTGCAAAGACACCAGATTTACGGTTACGAGATCATCGGCTACGTGAGTTCCAAACTTCCGAAAGCGATCCGAAAGGACATGAAGATCGTCGGCAAGGCGGATAAGTTCGAAAAGATACTCGACGAAACCAAGCCGGACCTCGTGGTATATGCCCTGAATAACGCGGAAGGGGATCATCTCCAGGATGTTCTGGACGCCTGCGATCAGGAAGGGATAGATCTAAAGGTGATTCCCGGATTCCAGGAATTCATAAAGGCCAAAGGTAGGGTCGACGAGATGGACGGGCTGCCCGTCATTTCTATCCGAAATAT
This sequence is a window from Leptospira wolffii serovar Khorat str. Khorat-H2. Protein-coding genes within it:
- the mfd gene encoding transcription-repair coupling factor yields the protein MAKSASASADWKKLLIDLFSDSKISQFRVCSVPNSVSSLLASSIFSSRKESILVVAPTNTEAEFLYREALSYSDPSEISYLPGQEVLPYEYMRYPQEMKRERIKALARILSGEKVLVFTSVSGFLKTLPDPSALKDRSLRVSVGQEIQPEHLMRELIRLGYHRADVCEAFGEFSMKGGILDVFSSFSPEPVRIDFFGDEIESIRIFDPETQRSLESLEEALLLPADEFVLTDSQRIAYRKLLTEADSSLHLPEIPDESGGTYFEELVPLIRENRGLLSYFSKEPLLIFPDPNGVKERLSHLEREYGALYEKRSREILCAPPAVLLSEGKEKEILESGSGISFTQLPPNSDKDLVCPLKDAPAFKGKIREVREKINELKNEGGWRIILTSSFEAQTKRLLGLFESDGIRLLNPEATEPEKIFIPSKGNGDVYLAVSEIRNGFRWEEEKLLLLSENDVFGRDYKRKTRFKKQNSKAIQSFLDLKEGDFVVHVNHGVGKFLKIERVNAGGKERDFLKLEYHGGDTLFVPLDQISLVQRFVGGTERPRLDSLGKSTWKKTKDRVQKAVEGLAEDLVRMYSNRIKLQGYSFPPDTIYQEEFEAEFEYEETPDQIEAIEAVKKDLESPRPMDRLVCGDVGYGKTEVAIRAAFKVAMAGRQILMLAPTTILALQHYNNIKKRFENYPITVELISRLRTPAETRDVLKRYAAGKVDMLIGTHAILANSVQPKNLGLLIIDEEQRFGVNHKESIKKMKNLVDVLTLTATPIPRTLHMALTGIRELSIIATPPKNRQSVETYVIEEDEEVLREAIRAELARDGQVFYLYNRVESIEQETKRLNEIVPEASVGVLHGQMTEDEIEETLVDFYARKFDILVTTTIIESGIDIPNVNTLIVKRADLFGLSQLYQIRGRVGRSDRKAFAYLLLPKDRVVTEDAEKRLNTIYEYQELGSGFKVAMRDLEIRGAGNLLGKEQSGDIMEVGFDLYVQMLEEAIARIKGEDIPIEVRTAINLESDFFIPETYIPDTRQKIEFYKRFEGARDLTEIEEVAKEMEDRFGEPPEEAKTFLMLEKIRTLASGLGFESVSELGEEIRLKSGAHFLGSYEKIVNLISARMGLTMNPREPNVLVYVPGKASQKDKLVKLVYFLTEMQPDKK
- a CDS encoding LPS-assembly protein LptD gives rise to the protein MRPWIRNCIILLFVPALAWGQSVDSGPRGSQASEIGEDDTQRSVVKTRNRLLSKSIEVLTEREVDEQLENLGLSREGSIYTRRKRLKAALGEKEDTKPELSDLQQANKKDLPMVIENAAEGELMRVDKTKGGVLVLRGRVRIKLRTGTLEAETISVDSDRQEIYAEGGIQYNDGRVKITGDKFIYDYKLDKGVVYNTKGSVSPAYFFGEKIKKLDDKRYMLEMGYFTACNAEKPHYSFKIDKVIVYDDKTIVGTNVRFQVGGNTVFWLPFFYNNNLGNGATAQAGKNNTQGLFLQTSFQWSTIPSWSWTPMGYKARADFYEKTGQAFQLEMWRQSANLNYLIDIGFANHKAYQITSGFEDRFANYGLGTSAVTNQVDKGNYWGTNIPNIGEDRDPWWKGRIFLNHKMNNTEKDVTRNLSIQYENFTNRLFEYEYGNRYQPSNSLQSLYTYRDVRFGYVRNNLEWKLDYTENRGDLSVNINMKRNMLFYNLSPLDKSGYFPTVDVLPSVTIKNSSEIARLPHFETPVYWDVYLTNTLMRFYGAPVREQLKIPTPDGNYQDPNGDYKENLLRTQTFLQGETGFRTSMNLGSYISFAPNVYYGAKKQAANLPSASSSSVNTNFTSLERSLARDSYQYFRTNSTLRIGAPILFLNTTYRRLEAEKPELQDPILMKNRQHELELSLESYALENFEISLKTIRDLRNFSDEYQPQPTSKERWYYTVFRFGGYLDFLDGFSKRKRSLLERRRSFYTGLYFNNDFVYHTPLGRPLSNNLTVSYKMGGFRLPLLRYIRELEAGGTWYHIYYASMMDNYRFYLKASVDITRELGFEAEFDSRVTEPWRYTNQTDNYYYQRYILSQDPTAPFTSMNMTSTTLGQDIINGTGVNGSQAQQNTALNINRVMGIIKYNLHTVNLRLGLSSDLRTVPGGTTGASQVTFYDQSIFFSLSLTDFNLGQEDSAQLTRMRLYRFRKRPLRAGYVEGVESE
- a CDS encoding undecaprenyl-phosphate glucose phosphotransferase; the protein is MLKERSQTFKLLFVFLDVFFSLGSCAFAFLLRFHIMDPSGADRAYVDVGSYLILSLVLSVSQVVVFLFIDLYHPRRGLSFADEFLAISGGVFLNLFLVLSLLFFFRGDFGSERFSRSFIIALAITNTFSISFLHFLTRQLLRYLRSKGYNLRRVLVIGVRETAMRFADSVQRHQIYGYEIIGYVSSKLPKAIRKDMKIVGKADKFEKILDETKPDLVVYALNNAEGDHLQDVLDACDQEGIDLKVIPGFQEFIKAKGRVDEMDGLPVISIRNIPVRLGYNRFIKRSFDILFSLFFILIFSPFYLLMALLVKLSSRGPVFYLQERVGLDNKSFKMLKFRSMVVQEKSKSETTWTVQNDPRVTTIGKILRKTSLDETPQFFNVLLGDMSVVGPRPERPHFVEKFKNDHRHYMRRHAVKAGITGLAQVKGLRGDTSIDERIAADIYYIENWSLWLDIKIILLTPFKGVMDKNAY
- the uppP gene encoding undecaprenyl-diphosphatase UppP, whose product is MNSYLNAIFRSIIEAVTEFLPVSSTGHLFFFSSFFPFSEGAEFDDLFDIFIQSGAILSVLVLYRRKFLDQTGSAVSYILGKNEDKKGFQFLLQVVLGCLPILLAGFLFKGFLDKIKERGDLLLILGLAWFVGGILILISEYWFQKRATVQTPREITTKDAILIGIFQCIALIPGVSRSGATIVTARFLGKDTRHSAEFSFFLAVPVLLTAGAYKLYKHRHILNAESLPILLLGFFASFLLCILVIRWFLKYLQAHTFNAFGIYRILLGVAVILYYKASFSGSSAFIVPTSLLAQACSFGIGLKFVMQD
- a CDS encoding lipoprotein LipL31, whose translation is MKRLFVTLSVLFSLILFAACGDGSPVIESIDGNKITTGSFEAAYDTALDTLSRTQNIEKKNIIKFLTESEDKVPQGFLPLRNEFKKRRFFENYRQMLVIKAAADKAGFSKRNDIKEILKFQEMQLISNMYITEQIESRIKISEQELEAGCRELRTKYKQAETLTIEQCYDAVRAQIKGEKSKAVYQSVLDRIKEGVSIKHNDKFDLEKYLDQDFIFPGVKKEEAAAPAPEAAAPASQTPPPAETK